The sequence AAAGCAGCCTAAAGTTACTATAAGTTCACACCAGCTTTGAATATTCTTCGCTCCCTTCACCAGAGAGATGGAATATCATCCACAAATGATAAAAATAACATTATCATCGTTTCATTTATGTTTATCATGCCATTCGCACTgcatattagcttaaaaaaatacaaataaaacTTCGGAATCGCTAGATTTGTGTCAACACAATTTCTCCTCCGTCACGGTCAGTGTTCGATTTCCTTGTCCCGTGCCAGTGTGATCTTGTTCGTGCATATTGCCGTGACAACTGACGTTGCGGCTGTGataacatgattaattaaacgGAATTGCTAAACATCAGTCGACAAAAACATACCTctaaatcttgcaaattttggttCACTAGATATGCTTCGCGATTCGTGCTCTAGCTGCTTCTTCTCCAACTTCGATGAActcatcctcttcttcttcgacgCCGGCGATAACCCAAACTCCGGCGAAGGCCGACGAATTAGGGTTCAGGggtgggaaggggagggggaagaagggggagtTCGCCGAGCTTAGAGGGATGgtcgtgggaggcggcggcccggtGGTGGGTGGCGGAACGGGCGGGCGGTGAAGCGCCGGGGGCGCCGGAGCtgtggggatggaggagggcggtggacCGGTGTTGGTGGCGGGGGCATAGCGAGTTTGTGTCTTGTGGTGGCCGATGGTGGCAGATCTGGCGGCGAGGAGTCACCggagacgaggaagacgacgaggcgagaggggagggggaggaggccggccagccggcgaggccgggcggcggtacgctggggcggcggcggaggcggcgcgcgctcGCGCTagggagagcggcggcgtgACCGCGTGAGGAGGAAATAGGAGAGGAGGCGGTGCTTTagggtttggttggttgcacgaatcttaaagcaatcAGATGGTCCAAAATTTACAAGATTTCTATGGGGTTTTCTGTCAAATGATCTCTAGACAGCCCCTTAATTAAAACTTAGCATCTTCATTGTTTCAAGCTTATGATGGTTTTACACGCATGCATTCTATTCTTTATACAAATTTACGCTGTAGTTACACCCTACTTCTATCCCACTTATACACCATTTACACATGTAATTACTATGTAATTTTAAGACTTACATACACACcacttatatatgtaattactatgtaattttgagacttacatacGTAAGTTTGAAtcttaaattataaatacactaaatttacatatgtaatttaggtacttacaatgtaaatatatgctgactatttttttaaaaaaatatgacgccatttatatagctactcccataaaacttttatataaacgTCGTTAGCTATTTAAAATAcatattgtaaaataaaatatgaaaaaatactataaaataaactttaaattttgagttttaaaatttaaattttacagaATGTTATAAGCACGAGCATAGCTGAAACGATAAGGCACTTTACAGCTTAGCGGCTGGACTGACTGACAGCTATCCCAAACCGGCAAAAATCCCCACGTGGGCCGGGCTAACTCCCTCCCTGGAatcctctcgtcgtcgtcgtcgccgccgattcCCTCGCACCAATCcacacaccgccgccgccgccgccgccgccgcctcctctcccctccattTCAGCCACCAACCACGGCTAGCTCCACCTCGTCGTGCGCCAACTGCGAGCGAGGGAGTGGAGTGACTCCGGAAGCCAAGCGCGGCGAGAGGGAtggagggggcggcgccgcttctggcggcgcgtggggaggaggaggtggtggaggggaggcggcgcgggggagggggcggggcgaCGTCGGCGCAGACGCTGGGGAACGTGGTGGTGTCCATCGTGGGGACCGGGGTGCTCGGCCTCCCCTACGCGTTCCGCACCGCCGGCTGGGTCGCCGGCtcgctcggcgtcgccgccgccggatgcgCCACGCTCTACTGCATGCTCCTCCTCGTGAGTtgcctcaccaccaccaccactaccactactactacttcagtagacttctccccctttttgctTGATTCTGTTTGTCTCTGTTTGTTAATcgaatctctctctctgtttttttttgggtgggggaGGGAAATGGTGTTGTGCTGTGATCAATCAAAAACTCTGGAACTGAAAGTATAATAATTGTTGGTTGTTGCAATTATAGTGCTAGCTCTCGCAGTCAATCAGCGCGTACTCTGGTTTTGTATTAGCATGCATTTTTAGATGACGTTACTATGCCCAATTTTTGTTTCATTTGACATCGCAAATTTGGTTCCAATAAACACAGAAGTATCTCCTATTCATAGTGATTCAGTAGAAATTGGAGGATCTCAAAACCAAAGTAAGGGGCGCCAGTATATGTATGTCTTATCATCATGATTCTTCTCTCTCCATATTCTATTATACTTATGTATTATTTGATTTTCGTTTAGCATGTTGATCTAGTTCAACTGGGTTTTTTAATGTGAAATCAAAGTGTCTATAATGTTCCTTTCAGTCTTGCTTAGCATTGCCTGGTAGAATTTTGATTGTAACATCAATAAATTATAAACAGGATGCGTAAGTCTACAATGTTCTTTCTACCTTGTGTTGAATTTGGTTTAACATAAGTGAATTAAACAGGATCTGTAATTGTAAACGCTAGTTTCATAACTTTATTACCTGCTTCATCTTCTTACGAAAATtacttgcttttctttttcaacatgAAGGTTGACTGCAGAGATAAATTGGAAGAGAAAGAATCTGAAGAAACCTACCATGGTCACTATACATATGGTGATTTGGGTGAAAAGTGTTTTGGCACTATAGGTCGATGCTTGACAGAAATCCTCATCCTTGTTTCCCAAGCAGGTGGATCTGTAGCTTATCTAATATTCATTGGCCAAAATCTTCATTCTGTCTTCAGCCAGTTGATGTCACCAGCTGCCTTCATCTTTGCCATTCTCCTGCCTGTGCAAATCGCTCTATCATTCATCCGTTCACTATCTTCTCTCTCCCCATTCAGCATATTTGCAGACGTCTGCAATGTTCTTGCTATGGCAATTGTTATCAAAGAGGATCTTCAGCTTTTTGATCACCCAGTTGCGAATAGAAGTGCTTTCAATGGACTTTGGGCGATACCATTCACTTTTGGAGTTGCGGTCTTCTGCTTCGAAGGATTCAGTATGACTTTGGCACTAGAATCATCAATGGCAGAACGGAGAAAATTCCGCTGGGTACTTTCTCAAGCAGTTGTCGGTATCATAATTGTCTATGCATGTTTTGGAGTTTGTGGTTACTTAGCCTATGGGGAGGCCACTAAAGACATCATAACACTTAATCTTCCCAATAGTTGGTCTTCTGCTGCCGTTAAGGTTAGTGCACTAGTCATAATTTATTTGATGTTGTTTCTTTTGAAGTAAATGTCAGCATGTACTTTGTGCGGTTGCAACTTGAGACttcattattttatatttgGAGATATGAATATAAGATCATGAACTACCTGACAGATTTTGCCTGAGATCTGCTGTTTGGAAATTAAAATATTTGGGTCACTTTCATCAAATTGGACTTAAAAAATAGCAATTAGCACTGATTCAGGTATGTAATGGATCCTGACAGTTTGAAAATCTGCTGACAGGTTGGTCTTTGCATAGCACTGGTATTCACATTTCCAGTCATGATGCACCCAATCCACGAGATTGTCGAGGAAAGATTCCAATCAAGTGGATGTTTCCAGAAGCTCTCGCACAAGGTTCGCGGGGCTGAATGGGTGGGCCTGCACTCAAGCCGCATCGTCATGGTAACTATCCTGTCTGTGGTGGCATCCTTCATACCTGCGTTCGGGTCCTTCATCTCCTTTGTCGGGAGCACGGTTTGCGCGCTGCTCTCCTTCGTGCTGCCTACGATCTTCCATCTGAGCATTGTGGGTTCCTCGATGAGTCGGTGGCGACGCTGGGGGGACTACGGTTTCCTTCTCTTCGGCCTTGGTTTTGCGGGCTACGGGCTCATTACGGCTCTCTTCTCACATTGACTGATGATCCAAATGGCAAAGAACCACAATGCAGGATTCAACTGCAGAATATGTCCAATCTGGGAAGTGGGAACGAAGGCATTGAGATGAGATATATTTACTGCCTTTGTTGTTCACAGTGTAATATATGTGATGCCAAGATCTAGGATTATGTGATAATGATCTTTTGTTGGTGTAAGTTATATGTATATTACCAGTGTCACGCAGTGACGCAATGGATCATGCTATccaatcaattttcatatgtttttaactttttatgtTTGGAAGAAAAATAAGCAGCATGCAGAGTGCACGTTTTTGGTCTCTATTATCATCAGGCTTTTATGCCGTGACAACACTTTGTGTTTCTCAGAACTGCTTGGTTGCGAAGAAATAACATCTGTGTGATGggatgagagagatgagaacaAAAGAAATCGTGACCCGAACAAGTTTTGAAAAATTAAGAATGCATGTTTTGGAATTTTTCATGAAAAGAGATATCCCTGAagttgaaaaatattaaaattcacGAAACTAGTATATATTTTGGTACTTATTTATTAAGACTCGTTAAGTTTTTATATTGTGGAATCCTGTCTTTTAAGAGGGACTTCTGTAttatccagaaaaaaaaaaaagaagaaaggccTGATTTTTTACAGGCAAGCCCAAATCGCTAGCTAGGCCCAAAgcttccgaaaaaaaaaaagaaaggaagggcaaaaaagaaaaaaaaaaggtacgcGTACGGCGTACGCTACACGCGGGGTGCCCCATCCGCTGTGTATAATACGTATCAAGATACCCGTATACGTACGCCTCTCCTaatccccctctctcccgcgaAACCCTAATCCCCCTCTTGCGATTTTCGCGAAACCCTAATCCCCCTCTCGCGATTCGCGattccctctccctccgccatggccgccgccgccaccaccaccgtggaGGTCtcggacgacggcgaccacccCGTCCTCCGCGACGACGAGCGGGGGATCCCTcgatccctctccctcctcgccgcgatCGTGGAGGCCGACGCcgcccgccacgccgccgccgccacacggcCCGCCGAGTCCGACCTCGTCCGCGCcttccgcggcggcgcgacgcccaCCGTCGCGATCGGGGAGTTCCTGGAGCGGATCCACGCCTTCGTCCGGCTGGAGAGCGTCCGCCACGACATCCGGCTCCAGGCCACGTGCTACGTCCTCGCCGGGATCTACCTCACCCGGTTCTtggggagcgccgccgcggtggaggCCGGGATCCGCGTCGACCCGTCCACGGCgcaccgcctcgtcgccgcaGCGGTCTTCGTGGGCGCCAAGTTCGGGAACACCAGCGACATGCTCCCGACGAGGTGGACCTCCGTGTTCGAGACGAGCTCCGACGCGGCGATCCGCGCGGGGGAGATGGCCGGGCCCGAGCGGCGCTTCCTGCGCGCCGTGGACTACCGCCTGTCGTCCGCGGCGACAGGTTCGGGTGGTTCTGCGGCGCCATGGAGCAGGCGCTGCATCGGAGCGTGAGCCGCGGCAggaagaggacggcggcggAAGCAGTGGGGGCagaagaaggggaggacgagcgccgccgccgccgccacagctgCGTCGGGGCttgcctgccgccgctcccagccgtcgccgccaaTTAGGTTCACCATTTCTGAATTCAGCTTCAAATATTTCACTACAGattgtattttcttttgctgCTTCTTGTGTTTGAGTTGTTTTGCAGGTCACCGGCGGGTGGAAAAGACGAGGGAAGGCCGGCCGGAGTTGGAGTTGGATCGGCTAGagctcgccgccgttcgccggagTAGTTTTACAGAGTTTTAGCCATAGGAtgtttataattataattatatatattgagcAACTGTTAGCTTTGTCAGAGTTAAATGTCAGATTATATCGATCAATCAGTAATAGATTTCCAATGTAATCCGATATACCaactaaataaataatagtaataaaagTAACTTTATGCTATTCTGGTGTATGGAGTTCGTATCCATCTGGATTGTGGATTCTGTAATGGAAGCCTCTGGTGCTGTGGCTTATGTGAATTGTGATTGTTTGATTGATCTGTGAACTTGCCCATTCCGTCTCCGGAGAGAAGTTGTCTTCAGTAAAGAGTGCTGAACCATGTAAGGCATGCAGATATATATGTGATGGTTTGAgaatttttttgagaattaatattatttttatggaaAATCGCAAAAGTAGTGCCAACTGGGGAAAATCCCGAAAGTAGGTCCCTGTCGAACGGGTGCAGTTAGATAAGGCACCTATCGAACGGCCAGAGCGCGACTGGCGAGGAGATCAGAAGGCTGCCGTTCGACAGGCCCTGTCGAGACAGGCGGGGCTGTCGAACTGCCCCCCGCCTGTCGAACTGCCCTCGTTCGACAGGATATGCTGTCGAACTGCGCCAGTTCGACAGGGTCGTGTTCTCCATTTATTTGTAataataagttatttttttaataatatgtaatttattttagtgtgtaagaaaggaaaatatttttgtaatgtTTTATGTATATGATTTAGGGTTTTGATAATGCTTGGTGGGAAATTGTAGTATTTATTTGTTggttaaaatatttgaattatttagTTTCattatttgtatatttttttggtttaaTGACTTTGTCGCAATTTATTAAGTAAGGACAGataaagaagaggaggggattgAAGATATTGCAGCGGATGCAGAAATGAGCTTAATAGatgaaaaaaggaaaggaaacatTAGCTAACAAATAGATAAACCTAATCCATTCATGACCCATACAACAACATAACATAACAAAAGGCCGAAATAGAGCAATTCGGATATAAGCTTCTCTATTGACCCCTTCTACGTCGTTGTGTGTCGTAATGCAACTTCGTGATCCTTCAATCTCTTATACTCTGTTTGTGTTTTAGCTTCAGTTACTCTTCTGCTTTCATACATCGGGCTGACCATGTCGATCCATGAAGTAAAAGCACACATCCTTGGATTCCCCTGAACAATCAATCAAATTAGATAATGGGAAAATAATTGTTATGGGAGCGCGAAGCAAAAtgtaaattagtaattaagcATGTGACATACAACGAAGTTGTCGTCTATGTTGGGACAGACGAAGTACCGCCTGCCATATGTATCTTGTGAGAAGGACGTTGCAACCTGGCAGCGATCTCTACAACCGCATTTGGGACGATCAGACCATTCAGGTATACCTAATGGATCTGATCTCTAGTGTAAGCTAGCGGACTGAACCTGGCGCTCGTACTCCATCCATGCTTGAATGAATTGTGTGGTCGTCTCAGGTTGAGTTATCGTGGATCCGATGGAAGTTCTTCGCACCGTATCGATCCACTTTACGTAACTACATTTGCGGTCTTCTTCCTGTGGCCAGAAATTAATGGCCGTACACGGATGTAGGTATATGACAGAAGTAATCGGAGTGAGTAAGAAATTAGTGCACTTACGATG is a genomic window of Oryza glaberrima chromosome 7, OglaRS2, whole genome shotgun sequence containing:
- the LOC127778363 gene encoding amino acid transporter ANT1-like; protein product: MEGAAPLLAARGEEEVVEGRRRGGGGGATSAQTLGNVVVSIVGTGVLGLPYAFRTAGWVAGSLGVAAAGCATLYCMLLLVDCRDKLEEKESEETYHGHYTYGDLGEKCFGTIGRCLTEILILVSQAGGSVAYLIFIGQNLHSVFSQLMSPAAFIFAILLPVQIALSFIRSLSSLSPFSIFADVCNVLAMAIVIKEDLQLFDHPVANRSAFNGLWAIPFTFGVAVFCFEGFSMTLALESSMAERRKFRWVLSQAVVGIIIVYACFGVCGYLAYGEATKDIITLNLPNSWSSAAVKVGLCIALVFTFPVMMHPIHEIVEERFQSSGCFQKLSHKVRGAEWVGLHSSRIVMVTILSVVASFIPAFGSFISFVGSTVCALLSFVLPTIFHLSIVGSSMSRWRRWGDYGFLLFGLGFAGYGLITALFSH